The stretch of DNA AGTCCTCCGGGAAGAGTTTCTCTCGGAGCCGGTAGTACTGGCCCTCCATTTTCATGAGCTGCTGGTGCGTGCCCTGCTCCACCACCTCGCCGTTGTCCATGACAATGATGTGGTCCGCTCGCTCTACTGTCTGCAGCCGATGGGCAATCACCAGCACTGTCTGGCCCTCGGCCCCGTTCAGAACCGCTTGGACCTGGCAAACCACACGGAGACACACAGTACTCTGAATAAGGATACTGTGAAGGATGCTAACCTTTACTGAGAAGAGATTTCAGTAGCAGGTATGAGAAGAATGTGGCAATAGTGGTTTGACTACCCATACCCAAACACTTGTTTTTGCCTCTGCTGTTGCATTGAAATCTTTGACACattcagaggttttttttttcaaagaaaaATGCAATTTACCTTGAGTGCTTACTACTAATCTACCCTGACCTATGAGCCTCCCTCACTGCATGACTAGATTGAGGAGGTAGTGTTGATTAATGCAGTGCAGGCCATCTTAACCTGGGAAAGCAGGTATGCAGAGAGCTTTCATTAGTTTCCCCCTTGAAAATCTGCAGGAAGAACTCATTACAAAGCAGCACTGCCACTACGCCTACTGGAGCCTGATTGCCAGAAAAATGAAGCGTAAACTGGGCTGGCCCCTGCATTTGAACACcccaccccaaaaaaaaaatgttattcatctaaaaaaaaacatgatggtGAAAAGAAATACCAAAAATAATTTATAAAGGATTCCgcccttttttttctccagtGCAGTTAAGAACCTCCATAGTGTGTGAACTGAGAGCTGAAACTGCTATGGTGTAGGTGTAGATGATGTGAGAGACTAGAACTAGCACGTACAGCCTCCTGTGTATTGACGTCCATGGAGCTGGTGGCTTCATCCAAGATGAGGATCTGAGGTCTCCGCACCAGGGCGCGGGCAATGGCAATGCACTGCTTTTGGCCAGCAGACAGCTGATCTCCACACTCCCCCACATCTGAACCAAGAgcatcagacagagagagagagagagacagagagagagacagagacagacagacatacaggcaGGAATCAGATGCAACTCATTTCATGATTATAGCATCTCATGTCATGATAATAGCCTTATAGTATTTGTTCCATTATCATATGTCATTCACTCATCCCATACctctaaatacacacacacacacacacacacacacacacacacacacacacactctgtgttaGGTGGTTATCTGTTATACTGAACAAGAGAGGTGTTAAATTCCTTGTGCTGTAGAAAGGGGATTTCCCacagtggccaatcaacaaccaggGCTATCTAAACATTACACCACATGACGCAGGAAACAACGTCACTGCACAGTTAGCTGGTGGACATGGACATGCACTGTCTGAATAGCCTGAATGCCCAACCAAAGAACCgaagcaacaaaaacaaaacaaaatcaccaacagaGCAGCCTTTGTGAGCATTTAAgtggggttatcaagcaggcaccttccttcatTGGTATGTTGTTGAAATAGGCCCATGACAtctccagaaggctcaacagtaGTATATGACATCCCAGACCCATACCCAtccacactcatgatgggtTCTCTAACAACATTCCTCATTCCTGCTGAGGTCTGGTGTTTTGTTGGTGTTTGGTTCAAATATACCACACCTGTTGGGTGCTGTATTGTCTTGCCAAAGGTGAGATGGCCATTCATTTGAAATATTTTTTGTGACAAATATATTTTACAATTCAAAAAAGACAGAACTGTTGCATTTCTATTTTTGTTCAgtgtaaatactgtatatgacaAACAGGTATTTGAAGAATGATTTAATGATCACATTAATTATTGCATTCAAGATACAGTACTTTATAGTGTATGTATAATTGCACTGTGTTTGCATATTGAATATCATCTGTTGTGTGTATCTAACCTGTGTCATAGCCATCCTGTAGTTGGCAGATGAAGTCGTGAGCGTTGGCTCTCTTTGCTGCCTCCTTCACCTGTTCCTCGCTGCAGCCCTTCAGGCCGTAGCCAATGTTGTATCTGACCGAGCCTGAGAACAGCACAGGATTCTGGGATACCACAGCCATCTGAGGGAGGAGAAAGGTCATCAGAACaaaagacagggagaggaggaaatgCAATTAGTAGGATGATCATGTTCAGAGAGGTAACATTTCATTTTGAAAGGACCATGTCCTTCTTTTGACATTTTCACCCTCTCAGGTTCCTTGCACAAATTCTTCCTCAAATACTTTTAGATTAGCATTGAGTGAAAACCTATTCGATAGAAGGTCAACTGTAACATACTTGCAAAGCCCATAGTGAGTGCTTTCCACAGAGAAGGCATTTCTCTTGAGATTTAGTTACTGCTTATGTACTGTTTCATTTATGGTTGTGAAGAGAAAGGAATGTAAATACAGCTATCAATAGGTTTTAATTgctaaaaaaatataatactgtCTAATGCAACAATTGTTTTAATTGCGTCTGGAATTGCAACTGGAATTGCATTAGACCAGTTCAAATTACTTTAAACTTGAAGGGCATTTGAACAGCTCCACCAAAGACAAATGGTATATCTCCCTTTGTCAGCGAAAGTTAAACTAAATTCATGGATCTCACCAAAAATCGAATGGGTTCTTCCTTGGGCCATGTTACAGTTATTCTATAACACAGGCACGTAAAtggaacacgaacacacacacacacatttttcttctATTAGTTTTCACAAGGGGACAACACAACACGCAAAACAAAGGTATATTTTATGAAAGCCATCTTCAATAACAGCTTTCATCTCATATTATGTAAAGGAAATCCATAGTCCAATAAACTGCACAGAAGAAAATAACAGCATAGATAATTGTGCACAACCTTTAACTTAACCAACGACAGAATACAAAGAACTCATGACTTGTTTACTGCCTCTAGATTGCGAAAGCATGTAATTGTACTTTCATGGacattcagtgtttcccacaaattgaattctatttgtggtggtaggtttgcagaattaacctgaatgcaacagtttttaacaaattaccgcagcgtggttatgatactaaccagatttaagcacaatttagtacaacctggaaaatcattctgtggtggtcaatgttgatattgtggtgggccgccacaaataagtcaatgtatgggaaacactgacattGTTTTTTATAACCACAGCATATGAATCACTGAACAAATTAGTCATGCAGTCCACTTTAAATTCATCAAAAGTTCAGCATGTAAGTTTTGTTTATTTACCTGAAAATAAAGTTTCTTTCTACTCATTACAAGCAAGCTAGTCTCATACTTCAGCACATCAGTATCTGGCTATACGAGCTAGGCTGGAGGAGCACACAGCCCGTGTAATGTGATGAAGTAACCATACACCGACAGCCCTTTAGAGAGTCAAAGTTAGCCATGTTGGTGGTGGCATTGATGAGAAAATGGCTTTCTCTCACGGCTCTTCCCAGAGTGCGGACATGTGGGTAGTTGATGGAGAGCTGGTGGTAATGGGAGGTAATGAGAGCTGGTGTGCCCACCTTGCTGCGCAGGTACCGGTGCTCGTAGTGGTGGAGCGGCTCCCCGTCCAGCAGCACCTCCCCTCCCTGCGGCTCATAGAGGCGCTGCAGCAGGCTCACGCACGAGCTCTTCCCACCACCAGAGAGCCCCACCAGCGCAGTCATGCGCTCTGCAGCTATCTCCAGCGTCACATTCTGAGGAGACAGtccaaaaatgaaaaacagaaaaaaaaactttgcagCCATGGTTACAGAGTTTGGAACTTCAAGCACTAAATGGACTTCAATAATTAAAGGAAAGATATATTGGAGTGTGGAGTAAATCAACTACACAGAAAAGTGACCAGCTAAAAGCCTTAAAAATTGAAAAGATTTCTCATTTATAGTAAAGCCATAGCCCATCATTCATCTCAGGCAACCTGATGGAACTCTTCCTGTTTTTATGAATTCCCCTGTTTTTCTCACCCTCAGTGCCTGGACATCCTGGCGAGAGTGGTACGAGAAAGTGACCTTGTGGAAAGCTAGCTTGCCCTCCAGTTGTTTGGGTGCCAACGAACCCTCCTCCTTCATCCTCGGTTTCCTGTCGAGGAGCTGGAAGACTTTGACAGATGACGTCACCGTGTTCAGCATGTCTCCATAGATATATACCAGGTGCTGAAAATAGATATGAGAGTGCAGGCAGTGCAATTACCTTTCATCACTGCAAAAACTTCACAAGCTACTTTGCTTAAAAGCATGTTGCTTTTAAGTTAAAAGGGTGCCAGAAAAAAGCCTCCCAATTTTATATTAAAGGTCATTAAAGGTACGTTATTACTTGTTCTTGAGGTGTTTTGAAGGAATCACCATTTTTATAACATCCTCAATTTCATTTAGATGGTCATGGGAAGAATAGATAAACAGACCCGTCATTCCCATCAAAGCACCAATAAGGAGTTTTAGTCCAAACTATCAACCTAACTACTAAAACGTTTAAAACCTTACACAGACCAACAATAGCACAAGCAACACAGAAAAAGGACTTGCTAGGATTCTGTCATTAGGTAATATAGTTGGCGATGCTGTGCTGTGATAGCTGAGCTGCATAGCACAACCTAGGGCTACGTGGATAGTTGGATGAAAGGTGGCTAGTTTATTGGTCCTATGACATTCTTGCATACTGCCTTTTAAACCAATCAGGCAAGTCAGTTGGCTTTTAGTTGGCTAGTTATTTGTAGATGAAAACCCCACCGTTGGTTTGAAATTGCACGTAGGAGTGTGTTTTACCTTCATATTGGTGGCCATGTCTTTTTGATAGAGGACGAAGGAGAGCAGGCTCCCCATGCTGAGCTGCTGGGAGGCGATGAGGGCTCGCCCCACGAGCAGCATCAGGACCTTTATTCCAACTGTCACCGTctgcacaaggacacacacaaacagatttgTACAATCAGTATCTTGTCATTAGGAACTAGAATTACTGGGCTGCAGTAGTGCACCTTCACACAAGCGAGCATTAGCAATAAAATCAGTTTAATTAAATTTCTCACACAAAGTCACACTGTGTTGTACTGCGCAATGCAGCGGGACGTTTTGACCAGAATTTGTTTTGGACGCCCCATCTCTATTGTCTTTCTGTAGTTTGCGTTGCTCTGCTATTTTGAACGAGAAATATAACACAATAGAAGGGCATATTCATCGGATTCAGTGTGGACAGAGAGCATTTAATGTCATGCGACAGTTGCTCGCTCAGATGCAGTTAGGATACAGTCAAGGCGTTCCAGATGCATAGCTTCATAAGAATGTGAGGTCACAGTGACAAAATTCAATAGGTTTATTGTAGTTCAAAGAGTTTGTATTTTGTATAAACatgtacaaaatacaaaaacTGAAGAAATCCCCTCAAGGTGTTcttacacatgcaagcacataaATTAGACAAACATAAGGCCACAGCAATCCAAGTGAACCTTTACGCTATATCAGAGGAAATTCTCTCAAGGTGTTTTGAGATATCGCATTCTCAAGAATGTCTCAGACATATTTACGGATGGATGGCGGACAAGCCGAAAACATAATGCATTGCTGAATGTTGCACTATGGTGCAtaacttattgttcttcttattCTGACAAACAATTGAAAATAATCCCAGTGAGTGCATCAGTACGGTTCTATCCTGCAAATTTACCAACCTAACCTTCACCGAGTTAGAGACCTGCAAATACATTTTAAGTCGCCCATTCTTTCAGATGGAGCCTAGCTTAAGCTCATCTGTTTTCTGTGTGCCCAGTAGAAGGACAGAGCCTGAGCGGAACgcgctgagctgtgctgtgcaaGATACGCTCTGACAGAGAGATTAATCAGAGCGCTTGTTCAAACTCAATGGGGCAAAACGAGCCAACCTGAAAGTGCAAAGACTATGGATCCCATCTGACATCTAATTAGGTTTGAAATATCGAGCGAGCTTCTGGTTGTTAACTTTTTGGTACTTTTGGAGGTTTTTGGAGTTTTTGTTACTGCAAAAAAAGTTACTCCAAAACCCCAAACTAAAGGAAACAAATCAACCTGAGACCtgaatgactgattaaaaacaaCATTGTCATATCATCAACAATGTCatcaactttgtttatcatcaacacatactgtatataactACACACCATGGAAAATGTGCACGTAGATTGTTCTAGAAAGTTTGTTATGTGGCAGACATACCAGTGCCCATGGTAACCATAACTGGCGACTGCAGTAAAGCATCCTGCTGATGGGGAATACAGAGCATGTGCATAACAGATTATCCTAACAGCTTGCAAGCTACTGAACTCTGAAATGAGTTGGCTTGTGGTCCCATTATCTTTCCCATTGAGGCCAGGACTCATTTACATTAAATCTCCCTTGTGCCCCATGAACATAAAGTACAGGCCCCTCCTGTGCTCACTGGTCTGTTCAGGCAATGCCTCTGGGAGCAGCACCGCAATCGCTTCACTATTGGAAATGTAGCTGTTAACACCTGTAAGTAACATTGTCATCACTTTgcatttgcttgcttgtgcagacATCAGAGGATTATGGCTCTACATGCGGACAAAGTCCATTCAGGGTGATAGCATATTTTTTACTACCATATGTATCTGGAGACTCAGTCAGGAAGATGTAAAATCAGGAAACAGGCTTTTATTATTTTCAATGATGGGCCAGTGCCCATCAAAGGAGAGGACATGTTTGTGTCCCCCCAGCAAGGGTTTCACCAGTATTCTCTAACTATACAAAACAAGGCTTAAGTAAGTTACAAACAAAGTAGGGAGTGACCTCTAGTTCCAACTGCCTTGATGGGCACTGGTCTCCAGataaatatggtagtaaaaatatgCTACCAAGGGCACATGTTATACTGGACGTTTCATAGCAGAGAAGGAAGCACAAAACACTTACAATACCAATGTCACTGGTTTAACACAACATATACACATCCTGTTAAGGTGTGCACTTTACCTGTTCTGTAAGTCTTACTCAGGGAAAAACATTTGATATATCAAACCACTACATTAATGAACATTGTATGAGTTTTCAGCACTTCAGACAATGCCTGACGAAGATCTCTGATCAAATCGTTGCATAATAACTTTTATAGGAGCATTGAACAGTGTACAGATCCTTCTTTTGATTTTTAACAGCACTTCAGTTTTGCCATCTAGTAAAACAGAACAGGGTAGTGCTATATTTCTTT from Alosa sapidissima isolate fAloSap1 chromosome 24, fAloSap1.pri, whole genome shotgun sequence encodes:
- the tap2t gene encoding antigen peptide transporter 2 isoform X2; the protein is MVLVRWVAALCLLLPTYETVKTLIPFTLQNNCPVPDVGMVALCAAAASMACLLWEWVFHDKAKGDSGKQIKQQEARALLMRVVRYSYPDYLYLGAAFFFLTLTALGETYIPIYIGKVIDILSGTYDHDSFLSAIGLLGLFSLGSSLFGGLRGGMFMCSLCRMNKRIRHMLFQNLIRQEITFFEENKPGSLSSRLILDTDKMGRSVAMNVNVLLRSLVKTTGMLWLMLGLSWELTLLACVEMPLAVLLQNSYNMLSQDLSQQLQDCQAETQELAGEVIGAVRTVRSLHAEQQELRRYQEALDKMFNIKKRKGIYSAMHLLLRRTVTVGIKVLMLLVGRALIASQQLSMGSLLSFVLYQKDMATNMKHLVYIYGDMLNTVTSSVKVFQLLDRKPRMKEEGSLAPKQLEGKLAFHKVTFSYHSRQDVQALRNVTLEIAAERMTALVGLSGGGKSSCVSLLQRLYEPQGGEVLLDGEPLHHYEHRYLRSKMAVVSQNPVLFSGSVRYNIGYGLKGCSEEQVKEAAKRANAHDFICQLQDGYDTDVGECGDQLSAGQKQCIAIARALVRRPQILILDEATSSMDVNTQEAVQAVLNGAEGQTVLVIAHRLQTVERADHIIVMDNGEVVEQGTHQQLMKMEGQYYRLREKLFPED